A single Mercenaria mercenaria strain notata chromosome 9, MADL_Memer_1, whole genome shotgun sequence DNA region contains:
- the LOC123547853 gene encoding heavy metal-binding protein HIP-like — protein sequence MLWLLFAILSMLYPICESKDLSSVSHSFLNEAIIRKIVSSVLEEEGMDYSSLMKYVGDLKTEIEGQNVKINDMESIIARQADDINNLKDSLKEMEGENEGNYVIQPYNNLTNTEKVDKAKHNPDSYHTNMKQRENKLFINQRIRTHSGQSVAFTAYLDHQIKELNPGTTIKCNQIISNYGNGYNKFTGIFTAPISGTYFTTFTIQAGVKKTNVRLLKDGQNVVGAVVHADPYSDSYRQTMASNSAVINLTAGQSLWLETIYDHDAELFSLEGYRYVTFTGFLLF from the coding sequence ATGTTGTGGTTATTATTTGCAATTTTGTCTATGTTATACCCGATTTGTGAATCAAAGGATTTGAGCTCAGTTTCccattcatttttaaatgaagcAATAATACGTAAAATAGTTTCGTCCGTATTGGAGGAGGAAGGAATGGATTATAGTTCTCTAATGAAATATGTTGGTGATCTGAAAACAGAAATAGAAggacaaaatgttaaaataaatgacaTGGAGTCAATTATTGCAAGACAAGCAGACGACATTAACAACCTAAAAGACAGCCTCAAGGAAATGGAAGGCGAGAATGAAGGAAACTACGTAATACAACCGTATAACAATTTGACAAACACGGAAAAAGTGGACAAGGCGAAACACAATCCTGATTCCTATCACACGAACATGAAACAAAGAGAAAACAAACTGTTTATCAATCAAAGAATAAGAACTCACTCGGGGCAAAGTGTTGCATTTACCGCTTATTTAGATCATCAGATAAAAGAACTCAACCCAGGAACAACAATAAAATGCAATCAAATCATTTCTAATTATGGTAATGGTTATAACAAATTTACCGGGATATTCACGGCACCTATTTCTGGGACTTATTTCACAACATTTACAATTCAGGCTGGAGTTAAGAAGACCAACGTGCGACTGCTGAAGGATGGACAAAACGTTGTCGGCGCTGTTGTGCACGCTGATCCGTATTCTGACAGTTACAGGCAAACGATGGCTTCAAATAGCGCAGTGATAAATCTTACAGCTGGACAATCACTTTGGCTTGAAACAATATACGACCACGATGCAGAGCTATTCAGTTTAGAGGGATACCGTTACGTCACCTTTACAGGATTTTTACTATTCTGA